TCAGCAAAAACCCATAAGAATAGCATATTACCGGCAAGATGCATAAAATTTGCATGGGTGAACATACTTGAAAATATCGTCAAATATGGTGATAATCCTTTGGGATTAAAAAGATCGTAAGGGATTGTGCCAAATTGGTAGATAAACTGTTCTTTGTATGGTCCGAGTAAAAATTCATAAATATAGATAATTATGTTTATTGCTAAGATAATATAAGTTACTACTGGCCTGGTTTGAGACTCAATCTCATCTTTCAGGGGGATCATATATTCTACCTATTTCACAAACGGCTAAAGCAGCAATTGCTTTGTTTTCTCCTATATCACCAATACCTTCATTTGTTTTGCCTTTGATTGAGATATATTCCTGATTCATTGACAGGATATGGGCAATGTTTTTTTTCATCTCTTTTACATAAGGAAGAATCTTAGGTTTTTCAGCGATTACTACCGCATCAATATTTTTAACAAAAAATCCAGAGTTTTTTAAAAATTCACCAACTTTTTTTAATAATTTTAAACTTGATATATCTTTATACTTCTTATCATCCGGTGGAAAATGTAGCCCAATATCACCTAAGTTTGCTGCACCCAGGAGCGCATCACAAATTGCATGCAAAAGGACATCTCCATCCGAATGTCCCAAGAGTCCAAGATGATAATCAATCTTGACTCCACCTAAATAGAGTTGTCTTTTCTCCACGAGTTTGTGAATATCGTATCCAATGCCGACCATATTATATTTTATTCGTTAATAATGAAAAGTCAACACCCTCTATATATTGATTTTTTACTTGACAGAATAAAAATTTTAAGTACAATAGTAATATGATTGATACGGAAAATAAAGATACAAAAAATAATATCTACAATCACTATCTTATAATGAGCGATGAGCAAATTCTTATTGATAATATGATTAATGATATAAAAAAAGCTCTAAAGATAAATGAGTCTTTTGATTTTGAAACCTGTTCAATCCAGGAATATGATTATTCAGATATAATAAATAAAATTTTCACATCGCCATTTGTATCACCAAAGAGAATGCTGGTGTTGAAAAATATTGAGAAGAAAAAAATAAGTGAGCTACAAGAATTTGCAGACATGCTTAAAAATGTGCCGAAATCTTGCTGTCTGATTATGGTGTATTATGCAGATAAGAAACTTTCCCGGAAAAGAGTGTCTGAAGATTTTAAAAAAGTATGCGAAGTGTTCCCCGATGCCCACTTTGTAGTATTAATGCCTGATG
The candidate division WOR-3 bacterium genome window above contains:
- the ispF gene encoding 2-C-methyl-D-erythritol 2,4-cyclodiphosphate synthase, with product MVGIGYDIHKLVEKRQLYLGGVKIDYHLGLLGHSDGDVLLHAICDALLGAANLGDIGLHFPPDDKKYKDISSLKLLKKVGEFLKNSGFFVKNIDAVVIAEKPKILPYVKEMKKNIAHILSMNQEYISIKGKTNEGIGDIGENKAIAALAVCEIGRIYDPPER